One genomic region from Xyrauchen texanus isolate HMW12.3.18 chromosome 4, RBS_HiC_50CHRs, whole genome shotgun sequence encodes:
- the LOC127635453 gene encoding C-X-C motif chemokine 11-6-like, with protein MKSVTAFVLLICLFAVVVKGQAKVLKGRCLCADKGVNMVPPKMIEKVEIIPPSPSCENQEIVVTLKNSTERKCLNPESNFTKNYIVKAIKKQRSQQKLAI; from the exons atgaaatcagTTACAGCTTTTGTTCTTCTTATCTGCCTGTTTGCTGTTGTGGTGAAAG GGCAGGCAAAGGTTCTGAAGGGCAGGTGTTTATGTGCTGACAAAGGAGTGAACATGGTTCCTCCAAAAATGATTGAGAAGGTTGAAATTATACCACCAAGTCCATCTTGTGAAAACCAGGAGATTGT tgttaCTCTGAAGAATAGCACAGAGCGAAAATGCCTAAATCCAGAATCAAATTTCACTAAGAATTACATTGTGAAGGCTATTAAAAAACAGAG GAGCCAGCAGAAGCTTGCAATATGA